The following coding sequences lie in one Peribacillus frigoritolerans genomic window:
- a CDS encoding SDR family oxidoreductase: MILITGATGNVGREVVRQLKNEGVLFETASHRKGQGDRYLNFEDVSSISGALEGVDSIFLMRPPQLADANKYFRPFIEEAIKQKVNHIVFLSVLGADKNKIVPHAKIEKLIIESNIPYTFLRPSFFMQNLLTQHGEELRKKHDIYVPAGKGKTSFIDVRDIGVAAMKTLLNKQHIWKAYDLTGNEALSYQEVAEIFSNKTGETFTYSNPSIYEFWKTYRKKGISTDKIVVMIGIYTTAKIGLAKRVTSDLHDILGRAPISFAQFVQDSMSLLKN, encoded by the coding sequence ATGATATTAATTACTGGTGCGACAGGCAACGTAGGAAGGGAAGTCGTGAGGCAATTAAAAAACGAAGGGGTTTTGTTTGAAACAGCAAGCCACCGGAAAGGCCAAGGTGACCGTTATTTGAACTTTGAGGATGTTTCATCTATTTCCGGAGCTTTAGAAGGGGTGGACTCCATCTTTTTAATGAGGCCTCCGCAGCTTGCTGATGCAAATAAGTATTTTCGTCCGTTCATTGAAGAAGCGATAAAGCAAAAGGTGAATCATATCGTTTTTCTTTCCGTACTGGGGGCGGATAAAAACAAGATCGTCCCTCATGCCAAAATTGAAAAACTTATTATCGAATCGAACATTCCTTATACGTTTCTGCGCCCCAGTTTCTTTATGCAAAACCTACTTACACAGCATGGTGAAGAATTAAGGAAGAAACATGATATATATGTCCCGGCAGGTAAAGGAAAAACAAGCTTCATCGATGTGCGTGATATTGGTGTCGCTGCAATGAAGACCTTGTTAAATAAACAGCATATATGGAAAGCTTATGACTTAACAGGAAATGAAGCATTGTCTTATCAAGAGGTAGCTGAAATCTTCAGTAATAAAACAGGGGAAACCTTCACCTATTCCAATCCAAGCATTTATGAATTTTGGAAAACATATAGAAAAAAGGGGATAAGTACAGACAAAATAGTCGTAATGATCGGGATTTACACGACTGCAAAAATCGGCTTGGCGAAACGGGTAACAAGTGACTTACATGATATTTTGGGCCGTGCCCCCATTTCCTTTGCCCAATTTGTACAGGATAGTATGAGCTTATTGAAAAATTAA
- a CDS encoding GntR family transcriptional regulator, which translates to MNVNTREPVYLQVVRHFKEQIAIGKFVAGQEIPSRRELAASLNINPNTAQKAYKEMEEQGLIHTERNFPSQITTNETILQAVRQELILAAVDSFVDAIRPINVPVDELLRVVKEKYSEEIREEEEK; encoded by the coding sequence ATGAACGTAAATACCCGGGAACCGGTATATCTGCAAGTCGTTAGGCATTTTAAAGAACAAATAGCCATAGGCAAATTCGTAGCTGGACAGGAAATTCCCTCGCGAAGGGAACTGGCGGCTTCACTCAATATAAATCCCAATACCGCTCAAAAAGCGTATAAAGAAATGGAGGAACAGGGCTTGATTCATACTGAACGAAATTTCCCAAGTCAAATCACGACGAATGAAACGATTTTACAGGCTGTAAGGCAGGAATTGATTCTGGCAGCCGTTGATTCGTTTGTCGATGCGATTCGTCCGATTAATGTACCAGTTGATGAACTGCTTCGTGTGGTTAAAGAAAAATATTCGGAAGAAATAAGGGAGGAGGAAGAAAAATGA
- a CDS encoding ABC transporter ATP-binding protein: MIEVKRISKNYGRKKILDSVSFTANKGEVTCLIGINGVGKTTTLKAIMGLTPYKGEILIDDQKMTKDSYEKITFIPDAPTMLPQMTVKQAMVFMEDFYTSWNPERANQLMGFFKLKEENRISELSKGNTAKLNLMLGLSLDVDYVLMDEPFSGIDMFSREQIADVFASHLIEDRGVIITTHEIGDIEHIIDKVILLDNGTVLKEFNTEEMREEEGKSVVDVMREVYQS; this comes from the coding sequence ATGATAGAAGTAAAACGGATTTCCAAGAATTACGGCCGGAAAAAAATCTTGGATAGTGTTTCTTTTACAGCTAATAAAGGGGAAGTCACGTGTCTGATCGGGATAAATGGTGTCGGTAAAACAACTACACTCAAAGCGATCATGGGATTGACGCCATATAAAGGTGAAATCCTGATCGATGATCAAAAGATGACAAAGGACAGTTATGAAAAAATCACCTTCATACCGGACGCACCGACCATGCTTCCGCAAATGACCGTTAAACAGGCAATGGTTTTCATGGAGGATTTCTATACCTCCTGGAATCCGGAAAGAGCTAACCAACTAATGGGGTTTTTCAAGCTTAAAGAGGAGAATCGCATTTCGGAATTGTCAAAAGGGAATACAGCTAAGCTCAACCTGATGCTTGGTTTGTCCCTTGACGTGGATTATGTATTGATGGACGAACCATTTTCAGGCATCGATATGTTTAGCCGCGAGCAAATCGCCGATGTCTTTGCGAGCCACCTTATTGAAGATAGGGGAGTCATCATCACGACCCATGAAATCGGTGATATTGAACATATAATCGATAAGGTCATTTTATTGGATAACGGTACAGTGCTTAAAGAGTTCAATACCGAAGAAATGCGTGAAGAGGAAGGAAAATCGGTAGTCGATGTAATGAGAGAGGTGTATCAATCATGA
- a CDS encoding MFS transporter → MDQSRTRLWTKDFVIVSSINFFITLIFYLLMVTLAIYAVNELDASTSEAGLISGIFIIGTLIGRLFIGRFIDSIGRKKTLFIGLIFFTLTTLLYFVDLGIGFLLVNRLIHGMAMGMASTATGTIVAQIIPPTRKGEGIGYYSMSATLATAIGPFIGLYMAQHTSFQVIFSFCLALGVISLITAFFLYVPALLVTAKVTESKGFKLSNFIEPKALPISIITLLLAFCYSSVLSFISFYAIEIDLVNTASFFFVVYAVAVLLSRPFSGPLMDRKGSNFIMYPAFMIFGIGLLLLSMTTNSFTLLAAGFLIGLGFGNMQSSSQAIAVKLTPPHRMGMATSTFFIMLDAGLGFGPYILGFIIPVTGYSTLYVILGVLVIATSVLYYFLHGKKERTARTNLASI, encoded by the coding sequence ATGGACCAATCCAGAACCAGACTGTGGACGAAGGACTTTGTCATCGTTTCGTCCATCAATTTTTTCATAACATTAATCTTTTATTTACTGATGGTGACACTTGCCATCTATGCTGTTAATGAATTGGATGCTTCTACAAGTGAAGCCGGACTCATATCTGGTATTTTTATTATCGGGACGTTGATCGGACGTCTGTTCATTGGCCGTTTCATTGATTCAATCGGCCGTAAGAAAACATTATTCATAGGTTTGATCTTTTTCACTTTGACAACTCTTCTATATTTTGTGGACCTTGGGATCGGCTTCCTGCTTGTTAACCGCCTGATCCACGGGATGGCGATGGGGATGGCGAGTACTGCGACAGGAACGATCGTCGCCCAGATCATCCCGCCAACACGAAAGGGAGAAGGCATCGGCTATTACAGCATGAGCGCAACACTTGCGACGGCAATCGGTCCTTTTATCGGTCTATATATGGCTCAACATACAAGCTTCCAAGTCATTTTCAGTTTCTGCCTGGCTTTAGGGGTAATCAGCCTGATTACAGCATTCTTCTTGTATGTCCCGGCATTGTTAGTGACGGCCAAAGTTACGGAAAGCAAAGGATTCAAGCTTTCCAATTTCATTGAACCTAAGGCACTGCCCATCTCAATCATCACCCTGTTATTGGCATTCTGTTATTCCAGTGTCCTTTCTTTCATCAGTTTCTATGCCATTGAAATCGATCTGGTCAATACGGCAAGCTTCTTCTTTGTAGTTTACGCAGTAGCCGTATTGTTATCACGTCCTTTCTCAGGACCATTGATGGACCGGAAAGGATCGAACTTCATTATGTATCCGGCTTTCATGATTTTCGGAATCGGTTTGCTCCTTCTAAGTATGACAACAAATAGTTTCACTTTACTGGCAGCAGGTTTCCTTATTGGCCTTGGATTCGGTAATATGCAATCAAGCTCGCAGGCGATTGCCGTTAAACTGACACCGCCTCACCGGATGGGGATGGCAACGTCCACCTTCTTTATCATGCTTGATGCAGGACTTGGCTTTGGCCCTTATATTCTGGGATTCATCATTCCGGTAACAGGTTACAGCACACTTTATGTAATCTTGGGCGTTTTGGTCATCGCAACCTCCGTCCTTTACTACTTCTTGCACGGCAAGAAGGAACGTACAGCCAGAACGAACTTGGCTTCCATTTAA
- a CDS encoding MarR family winged helix-turn-helix transcriptional regulator — protein METYQKFFQQLLLLYRPFENNLNIQLNKHDLHRAQWSILYYLINYGSATLVELANYQSVEKPTITRTIARLEELGYVEHVPSKDRREKRMRLTELGKKIYSEVRVTIDQYEQEILKGITEEEQLAAIRIMGEIRNNIIK, from the coding sequence ATAGAGACTTACCAAAAGTTCTTTCAGCAATTATTATTGCTGTACCGGCCGTTTGAAAATAATCTTAATATCCAGCTGAACAAGCATGATTTACACAGGGCGCAGTGGTCCATTTTGTATTACTTAATCAATTATGGTTCGGCGACGCTTGTAGAGCTTGCCAATTATCAAAGTGTGGAAAAACCAACGATTACGAGGACCATTGCCCGCTTGGAAGAGCTGGGGTATGTCGAGCATGTGCCAAGCAAAGATAGACGCGAGAAAAGAATGCGGCTTACGGAGCTTGGCAAAAAAATCTACAGTGAAGTCCGTGTGACAATCGATCAATACGAACAGGAGATCTTGAAAGGGATCACTGAAGAGGAACAACTCGCAGCCATACGCATCATGGGCGAAATAAGAAATAACATTATAAAGTAA
- a CDS encoding VOC family protein: MSKGYLHHIELNVTNLKRSIDFWAWFLDEMGYEPFQEWVSGKSWRLGDMYIVFVQAETRFLDIPYHRGRVGLNHLAFHATCRQQVDEIARKLRGRGVTILYADKHPFAGGKDHYAVYFEDPDRMKVELVAP; the protein is encoded by the coding sequence TTGTCAAAAGGATATCTTCATCATATTGAGCTGAATGTTACAAATTTAAAGAGGAGCATTGATTTTTGGGCCTGGTTTTTGGACGAGATGGGCTATGAGCCATTTCAGGAGTGGGTAAGCGGGAAGAGTTGGAGATTGGGTGATATGTACATTGTTTTTGTACAAGCGGAAACAAGGTTTCTTGACATTCCCTATCATAGGGGACGAGTGGGTCTTAACCATTTAGCCTTTCACGCCACTTGCCGGCAACAGGTTGATGAGATCGCAAGAAAGTTAAGGGGCAGAGGAGTTACCATCCTTTATGCCGACAAGCATCCATTTGCCGGCGGGAAGGATCATTATGCCGTATATTTCGAAGATCCCGATCGGATGAAGGTCGAACTCGTGGCCCCTTAA
- a CDS encoding DUF6944 family repetitive protein has protein sequence MITHGDDLLISGAWLLGIGTLVGAIGQTRQTLTSTNLGKDLVLKGNGIEAVGNSLQAIGRSKMLNPENERSETYFIFGAWLEAIGNIANAVGIDMQLSGSVEEGTRTDAIGSGIQGLGAAFEAFGASLTEESISRSFEVKGNGLIAAGSFLESVGNIFILNEKVRMGEQILLLGSWTQVFGAIILIEAFSLGPEPEQPEKGHYSYANYYVD, from the coding sequence ATGATCACTCATGGAGATGACCTCCTTATTTCAGGAGCATGGTTACTCGGCATCGGCACACTTGTAGGTGCAATCGGGCAAACCCGGCAAACTTTAACGAGCACTAATCTTGGAAAAGATCTCGTCCTCAAAGGGAATGGTATTGAAGCCGTTGGAAATTCGCTGCAAGCAATCGGCCGTTCGAAAATGCTGAACCCGGAAAATGAACGTTCGGAAACCTATTTCATATTCGGTGCTTGGCTTGAGGCTATTGGCAATATTGCAAATGCAGTTGGAATAGATATGCAGTTGAGTGGTTCAGTGGAGGAGGGCACCAGAACCGATGCAATCGGCAGTGGAATCCAAGGCCTTGGTGCCGCTTTTGAAGCCTTCGGGGCATCATTGACGGAGGAGTCCATTTCACGCTCTTTTGAAGTCAAGGGAAATGGACTCATTGCAGCCGGTTCTTTTTTGGAATCGGTCGGAAATATATTCATTTTAAATGAAAAAGTACGGATGGGAGAACAAATTCTTTTACTAGGCAGCTGGACCCAAGTTTTCGGTGCAATTATATTGATCGAGGCCTTTTCACTTGGACCAGAACCCGAACAACCTGAGAAAGGACATTATAGCTATGCCAACTATTACGTAGATTAA
- a CDS encoding DUF4306 domain-containing protein: MTFNNFLQMIITALFFMVFTFCTWYEGSEILDRPSEWKYSTPFTQVNDDQAMDADDISNFDYFVYAAKFKPLFPFLMVLASSYLIILTGYILFKRRIKKMALFLLGFGVLFLFSSGFVSNSPTVGGNIFTAFFLIGGMIAIIGAALYYFRMPTGFNTIMK; this comes from the coding sequence TTGACTTTTAATAATTTTTTACAAATGATTATCACTGCACTTTTCTTTATGGTTTTTACGTTTTGTACCTGGTATGAAGGCAGTGAAATTCTGGATAGACCTTCGGAATGGAAGTATTCCACGCCTTTCACACAAGTAAATGATGATCAGGCAATGGATGCAGATGATATTTCGAATTTTGATTATTTCGTGTATGCCGCAAAATTCAAACCGTTATTTCCATTTCTTATGGTCCTAGCCTCATCGTACTTAATCATACTTACGGGATATATCCTGTTCAAAAGAAGGATTAAAAAAATGGCTCTATTCTTGTTGGGATTTGGTGTCCTTTTTCTGTTTTCAAGTGGTTTTGTATCCAATTCCCCGACTGTTGGAGGAAATATCTTTACAGCATTTTTTCTGATAGGCGGAATGATAGCGATAATAGGTGCAGCTCTATATTATTTCCGGATGCCAACAGGATTCAATACGATCATGAAGTAA
- a CDS encoding pentapeptide repeat-containing protein: MSGKIKIEQPKIPQDLTQANFQEIYYQDEPYLESCIITNCTIDREKMDKIVLSQVVFKNVTFSDVSFRNIELTDVIFDHCDLTNADFMGGSIHRVEFKESKLLGINLSDASLGNVFFENCNLNLSAFGYSSLKQVRFDHCSLESADYYECKFIKVKFETCRLNEVNFSRTPLKGIDISSSTFQRITVSPEDLKGCEVSPDQAIVFAAMLGLKIKE, encoded by the coding sequence ATGTCAGGCAAAATCAAAATTGAACAGCCAAAGATCCCTCAAGACTTAACACAAGCGAACTTTCAGGAAATATATTATCAGGATGAGCCTTATCTTGAGTCCTGTATCATAACCAATTGCACGATCGATAGAGAAAAGATGGATAAAATCGTATTATCACAGGTTGTTTTTAAAAATGTGACATTCAGCGATGTATCATTCAGGAATATCGAGCTGACGGATGTCATTTTTGATCATTGCGATTTAACGAATGCCGATTTCATGGGCGGCTCGATTCATCGTGTGGAATTCAAAGAGTCCAAACTTTTAGGCATTAACCTGTCTGACGCAAGTTTAGGGAATGTCTTCTTTGAGAATTGCAACTTGAATTTAAGTGCCTTTGGTTATTCCAGTTTAAAGCAAGTGAGGTTCGATCATTGCTCATTGGAAAGTGCTGATTATTATGAGTGTAAATTCATTAAAGTGAAGTTCGAAACATGTAGATTAAATGAAGTGAACTTTTCCCGGACACCGCTCAAAGGAATTGATATTAGCAGTTCTACATTTCAAAGGATTACCGTATCCCCGGAAGATCTGAAAGGATGCGAAGTTTCCCCGGACCAAGCGATAGTTTTTGCAGCCATGCTTGGACTGAAAATTAAAGAGTGA
- a CDS encoding VOC family protein, with product MLIINKVTLYSHAWNEMRSFYVDVLGFELLSQTDDGFEIKAGESVLEIKKYHHKEKPFYHFAMNIPTNLFTSAKAWAKSKVELTREDDDDEVYFSFSDAHSFYFLDPSGNIVEFISRYSVSPESEAESFSTQNVLCISEINITTDEVRALGNQLISNGVPVRKGEAISEDGLNFMGEHEAGSFLLLGPRKRRWIFSDKESEIFPLSLVINQQLDISLDGEGFMELKKVE from the coding sequence ATGTTGATTATCAATAAGGTCACTTTGTATAGTCATGCCTGGAATGAAATGCGGAGTTTTTATGTTGATGTATTAGGATTTGAGTTACTATCGCAAACTGATGATGGTTTTGAAATTAAGGCTGGGGAAAGTGTACTTGAAATTAAAAAATATCATCACAAGGAAAAGCCTTTTTACCATTTTGCCATGAACATACCGACCAATTTATTTACTTCGGCAAAAGCATGGGCGAAATCAAAAGTGGAATTGACTAGAGAAGATGATGATGACGAAGTTTATTTCAGCTTTTCAGACGCACATTCTTTTTATTTTTTAGACCCTTCAGGCAACATTGTCGAATTCATATCGAGATATTCCGTATCACCCGAATCCGAGGCTGAGTCTTTTTCAACTCAAAACGTCCTGTGCATCAGTGAAATAAACATTACGACAGATGAAGTCAGGGCTTTGGGAAATCAGTTAATAAGTAATGGTGTACCTGTAAGGAAGGGTGAAGCGATAAGTGAAGATGGGTTGAATTTCATGGGGGAACATGAAGCAGGTTCGTTTTTACTTTTAGGTCCAAGGAAACGGCGTTGGATTTTCTCGGATAAAGAGTCGGAAATCTTTCCGCTTTCGCTAGTCATAAATCAGCAACTGGATATTTCATTGGATGGCGAAGGATTTATGGAACTGAAAAAGGTGGAATGA
- a CDS encoding nucleic acid-binding protein yields MNRICNQCQTEMIDNCKVNVQGGMYGIKISQKKGLFSSVSANPKASVCPNCGYVAFYIDEFREFIK; encoded by the coding sequence ATGAATCGAATTTGTAATCAGTGCCAAACTGAAATGATAGATAATTGCAAAGTAAATGTTCAGGGCGGAATGTATGGGATAAAGATTAGTCAAAAGAAAGGACTTTTCAGTAGTGTTTCTGCAAACCCTAAAGCATCTGTATGCCCAAATTGTGGTTATGTAGCTTTCTATATTGATGAGTTTAGAGAATTTATTAAGTAA
- a CDS encoding glycosyl hydrolase family 8, producing MKKRSLLIAMGVIIFGIIASIALVSQIKKKEIAGKRAFPQHTVYQAGTIKPDNLSQEEMDAAVANFYETWRKEYLKQPIDKNDQYYIFYNDKGYAEPKNAVTVSEAHGYGMMITAIMAGSQDKQYFDGLYRFYKAHGSDNDPSLMAWQQVKDKSGKIITTPGDADSATDGDMDIAYSLLLAHRQWGSEGEIDYLASAKDILDAIMSNEINRSQYLVKLGDWAEDEDDVYGQSTRSSDLLLNHFKSFEAATGNDEWKGVTDKAYRIIHSIFKEESGNTGLMPDFIIQSKEEYQPAEAGFLEGENDGNYSWNSSRTPWRYTLDYLLTGDERALPQLKKMNDWIKAETDGNPENIQSGYTLSGKTVEEGNSTSFVAPFMVSAMVDSSNQQWINMLWNRTVQDQDDDDYFANTIKLQTMIVVSGNWWAP from the coding sequence ATGAAAAAAAGAAGTTTATTGATAGCGATGGGCGTGATCATTTTCGGGATCATTGCCTCGATAGCATTGGTATCTCAAATCAAAAAGAAAGAGATCGCCGGTAAAAGGGCATTTCCACAGCATACAGTCTATCAAGCGGGTACGATAAAACCTGACAATCTGTCACAGGAGGAAATGGATGCTGCCGTAGCGAATTTTTATGAAACCTGGAGAAAGGAATATCTTAAGCAGCCTATCGATAAAAATGATCAATATTATATTTTTTACAATGATAAAGGTTATGCAGAGCCCAAGAATGCAGTGACCGTTTCTGAAGCCCATGGTTACGGGATGATGATAACGGCGATCATGGCAGGCAGCCAGGACAAGCAGTACTTCGATGGGCTTTATCGTTTTTATAAAGCGCATGGAAGTGATAATGACCCTTCATTAATGGCGTGGCAGCAAGTAAAGGATAAATCGGGTAAAATCATCACTACGCCAGGGGATGCCGATTCAGCAACTGATGGCGATATGGATATCGCCTATTCGTTATTACTGGCACATCGCCAGTGGGGAAGTGAAGGGGAAATTGACTATCTTGCCAGTGCAAAGGACATCTTGGATGCGATCATGTCGAATGAGATAAATCGGTCGCAGTACCTTGTTAAACTAGGGGACTGGGCGGAAGATGAAGATGACGTATATGGACAATCGACTCGTTCATCTGACCTTCTTCTCAATCATTTTAAGTCATTTGAGGCGGCAACTGGGAATGATGAATGGAAAGGTGTAACGGATAAGGCCTATAGGATCATTCATTCGATTTTTAAGGAGGAAAGCGGCAATACTGGCCTCATGCCGGACTTCATTATACAATCCAAGGAAGAATATCAGCCGGCAGAAGCGGGCTTTTTAGAAGGGGAGAATGACGGCAATTATAGCTGGAACAGCAGCAGGACCCCTTGGCGCTATACGCTCGATTACTTACTGACTGGTGATGAAAGAGCCCTGCCGCAATTAAAGAAGATGAATGATTGGATTAAAGCGGAAACGGATGGCAACCCAGAAAATATCCAATCCGGTTATACGCTAAGCGGAAAAACCGTGGAAGAAGGGAATAGTACAAGCTTCGTTGCTCCATTCATGGTGAGTGCCATGGTTGATTCCTCCAATCAGCAATGGATTAACATGTTATGGAATCGGACGGTACAGGACCAAGATGATGATGATTATTTTGCCAATACGATAAAATTACAGACAATGATCGTGGTTTCAGGTAACTGGTGGGCGCCATGA
- a CDS encoding VOC family protein, with translation MMKVTPFLMFEGNAEEAMNYYTSLIEGSKITSIVRYGANESGTEGSVMQATFTLKDQEFMCIDSNVKHQFTFTPSFSIFLTCDSEEEIDSLYSSLTDGGQVMMPLGDYFFSKKFGWVSDKFGVSWQLTLPI, from the coding sequence ATGATGAAGGTCACACCTTTCTTGATGTTCGAAGGTAATGCGGAGGAAGCGATGAATTATTACACATCTTTAATCGAAGGATCGAAAATAACGAGCATTGTTCGGTATGGTGCAAATGAATCAGGTACAGAGGGAAGCGTCATGCAGGCTACCTTTACCTTGAAAGATCAGGAATTTATGTGCATCGATAGCAATGTTAAGCATCAATTTACGTTTACACCATCGTTTTCAATATTCCTTACATGTGATAGTGAAGAGGAAATTGACAGCCTTTATTCGAGTTTAACTGATGGCGGACAAGTGATGATGCCATTGGGTGACTATTTCTTTAGTAAGAAGTTCGGCTGGGTATCTGATAAGTTTGGTGTTTCCTGGCAGCTTACTCTACCAATATGA
- a CDS encoding thioredoxin family protein: MHGLKYDDKKSPEETIMKNINTEQEYREQINQEGLTVGIFTTTWCPDCKRLDMFIDEITQEHQDKQWFTIDRDEFPEISEEQTVMGIPSLLVFKNGEKVAHLHSANAKTPEAVNEFLNDL, encoded by the coding sequence ATTCATGGATTAAAGTATGATGATAAGAAAAGCCCGGAGGAGACAATCATGAAAAATATCAATACAGAACAAGAATATCGTGAACAAATCAACCAAGAGGGACTGACAGTCGGGATTTTTACGACTACATGGTGTCCGGACTGCAAACGTTTAGACATGTTCATCGATGAGATCACTCAAGAACATCAAGACAAACAGTGGTTTACGATCGATCGTGACGAGTTCCCTGAGATTTCTGAAGAGCAAACGGTAATGGGAATTCCATCACTATTAGTATTTAAAAATGGGGAAAAGGTTGCGCACCTCCACAGTGCAAATGCTAAAACTCCAGAAGCGGTCAATGAATTTCTAAATGACCTATAA
- a CDS encoding Rrf2 family transcriptional regulator, giving the protein MQLTKGVEQAICIIVILSTQDKNVPLSSNEISRRLEVSPSYLKKIIRKLVVKQIITSVPGNNGGLTLAKSVDKIKNLEIIEAMEGPISMFPDTGLIEKAFKDGEYAEKGMDVLRRMFSRADQLLIEFFSSQTVVDLLKESFGTTDIPTLNWNTASLSDVLREKKGEKK; this is encoded by the coding sequence TTGCAATTAACAAAAGGGGTCGAGCAAGCCATATGCATCATCGTTATACTCTCTACCCAGGATAAAAATGTCCCGCTTTCGTCTAATGAGATCAGCAGGCGATTAGAGGTGTCTCCTTCTTATTTGAAAAAAATCATAAGGAAATTGGTCGTAAAGCAGATAATCACTTCCGTTCCTGGTAATAACGGCGGCCTTACTCTTGCCAAAAGTGTAGATAAGATTAAAAACCTTGAAATTATTGAGGCGATGGAAGGTCCCATTTCGATGTTTCCGGATACAGGACTTATAGAAAAAGCGTTTAAAGATGGAGAGTATGCAGAGAAGGGAATGGACGTCCTTCGTCGGATGTTTTCTCGGGCGGATCAACTTTTAATAGAGTTCTTTTCCAGCCAAACAGTGGTAGATTTGCTTAAAGAAAGCTTTGGCACCACGGACATACCGACTCTTAATTGGAATACCGCGTCATTGAGTGATGTACTGCGTGAAAAGAAAGGTGAAAAGAAGTGA